A region from the Bacillota bacterium genome encodes:
- the gltA gene encoding NADPH-dependent glutamate synthase produces MPVSKTPRQEMPRQRPEDRVQNFNEVALGFDEEMAKKEASRCIQCKKPLCVPGCPVNVQIPQFIEMIHEGDYAGAGEKIKETNSLPAVCGRVCPQEEQCEKTCVLGKKGEPVAIGRLERFAVDYQRKAGLKPPLKPEPVGQKVAIVGSGPAGLTCAGDLAKLGYQVTMFEALHAPGGVLVYGIPEFRLPKQIVAEEVEYVKSLGVELVLNAIVGRTLTVDDLFAGGYEAVFLGTGAGLPKFMDIPGENLMGVYSANEWLTRTNLMKAYLFPVYDTPIKCGKRVAVIGGGNVAMDSVRCALRLGAEEAHIVYRRSEVEMPARLEEVENAKEEGVIFEMLTLPVRILGDEKGWVKGLECVRMELGEPDASGRRRPVPRKGSEFIMEVDTMVMALGTSPNPICARTTQGLQVHSWGGLIVDESTGLTTRQGVYAGGDAVTGSATVILAMGAGKAAAQAMDEYLKTKR; encoded by the coding sequence CTGCCGGTGAGCAAGACGCCTAGGCAAGAGATGCCCCGGCAGCGGCCTGAGGACCGGGTTCAGAACTTCAACGAGGTTGCGCTGGGTTTTGACGAGGAGATGGCCAAGAAGGAGGCTTCCCGGTGCATCCAGTGCAAGAAACCCCTGTGCGTGCCGGGTTGCCCTGTGAACGTACAGATTCCCCAGTTTATCGAGATGATACACGAAGGCGACTATGCCGGCGCAGGAGAGAAGATCAAGGAGACCAACAGCCTGCCCGCGGTGTGCGGCAGGGTGTGCCCACAGGAGGAGCAGTGTGAGAAGACCTGTGTCCTGGGGAAGAAGGGCGAGCCCGTCGCCATCGGCCGCCTGGAGCGCTTTGCCGTGGACTACCAGCGAAAGGCTGGACTCAAGCCCCCTTTGAAGCCAGAACCTGTGGGGCAGAAGGTTGCCATCGTGGGCTCCGGCCCCGCCGGGCTGACCTGTGCGGGTGACCTAGCAAAGCTGGGTTACCAGGTCACCATGTTTGAGGCCCTTCACGCCCCCGGTGGCGTGCTGGTTTATGGGATTCCCGAGTTCCGCCTGCCCAAACAGATCGTGGCAGAAGAGGTGGAGTACGTAAAAAGCCTTGGTGTAGAGCTGGTACTCAATGCCATAGTGGGAAGGACTCTCACCGTAGACGACCTTTTCGCTGGCGGTTATGAGGCGGTCTTCCTGGGTACCGGTGCAGGCCTTCCCAAGTTCATGGACATCCCTGGTGAGAACCTCATGGGGGTCTACTCCGCCAACGAGTGGCTCACCAGGACCAACCTTATGAAGGCATACCTGTTCCCGGTGTATGATACCCCCATCAAGTGCGGGAAGCGCGTGGCGGTGATAGGGGGAGGCAACGTGGCCATGGACTCCGTGCGCTGTGCCCTGAGGCTGGGCGCGGAGGAAGCCCACATTGTCTACAGGCGCTCCGAGGTGGAGATGCCGGCAAGGCTCGAAGAGGTGGAGAATGCCAAAGAGGAAGGGGTCATCTTCGAGATGCTCACCCTTCCCGTAAGGATACTAGGGGATGAGAAGGGCTGGGTCAAGGGGCTCGAGTGCGTCCGGATGGAGCTGGGCGAGCCTGATGCCTCCGGTCGCCGCCGTCCCGTTCCCCGCAAGGGCTCGGAGTTCATCATGGAGGTGGACACCATGGTCATGGCCTTGGGAACAAGCCCGAACCCCATTTGCGCCAGGACCACCCAGGGACTCCAGGTCCACAGCTGGGGTGGCCTCATCGTGGATGAGTCAACAGGGCTCACCACCCGGCAGGGGGTCTACGCCGGGGGTGACGCGGTTACGGGCTCGGCAACAGTGATCCTGGCCATGGGGGCCGGTAAGGCTGCCGCCCAGGCCATGGACGAGTATCTCAAGACTAAGAGGTAG
- the spoIIIAF gene encoding stage III sporulation protein AF, giving the protein MPGVIEGLKEWARDIVFILVLAGILELLLPSGSTRKYVKVVMGLIVVLVVLNPVLSLVKGSLPVWEDLAVSGLQEPGAPATMPAGTEEAVAAAFAQELQKEIEETAVSLGASSASARVEVGRDSQGRWELSSVHLEVRGTFGWGAKPVEPGELRVYEEQAEEALRRVLEERYGFFPERIGVTFISE; this is encoded by the coding sequence TTGCCGGGTGTCATAGAAGGCCTCAAAGAATGGGCCCGGGATATAGTGTTCATCCTGGTCCTGGCGGGCATCCTCGAGCTCCTCTTGCCTAGCGGTTCCACCAGGAAGTACGTGAAGGTGGTGATGGGCCTTATCGTGGTCCTGGTGGTCCTGAACCCGGTACTGTCTTTGGTGAAGGGTTCCTTGCCGGTGTGGGAGGATCTGGCAGTCTCCGGCCTCCAGGAGCCAGGAGCCCCCGCTACTATGCCGGCGGGAACGGAAGAGGCGGTGGCTGCCGCCTTCGCCCAGGAGCTCCAGAAAGAGATCGAGGAGACCGCCGTTTCCCTGGGGGCCTCCAGTGCTTCCGCCCGTGTGGAGGTGGGCAGGGACAGCCAGGGCCGCTGGGAACTATCCTCGGTGCACCTTGAGGTCAGGGGGACTTTCGGGTGGGGTGCCAAACCGGTGGAGCCAGGCGAGCTCAGGGTCTACGAGGAGCAGGCAGAGGAGGCGCTACGGAGGGTCCTAGAGGAGAGGTATGGGTTTTTTCCCGAGAGGATAGGTGTAACCTTCATCAGTGAGTGA
- a CDS encoding SpoIIIAH-like family protein encodes MLSSIVLRRQALLRFGLFVLLAAALTVYVGLKRAKMEEGSALEPPQAEEESLEDAAETMLLAPKADFFSDSRLERERAASRETEVLQAIAADPGSDTQVREEAERRLMKITRDLRLETQIEGLLRSKGFEDALAFITAEGVIITVMAESLEPKQVAQVADIAMNCLGIGAEQVNIIARPE; translated from the coding sequence GTGTTAAGTAGCATAGTTCTGAGAAGGCAGGCCCTGTTGCGCTTTGGGCTATTTGTCCTCCTGGCGGCGGCGCTCACTGTGTATGTGGGCCTGAAGAGAGCAAAGATGGAGGAGGGAAGTGCCCTCGAGCCACCCCAGGCTGAGGAGGAGTCCCTGGAAGACGCGGCCGAGACCATGCTCCTAGCACCCAAGGCAGACTTCTTCAGCGACTCCCGCCTAGAGAGGGAGAGGGCTGCCAGCCGCGAGACCGAGGTGCTCCAGGCCATCGCTGCGGATCCGGGCAGCGATACCCAGGTGCGGGAGGAAGCCGAGAGGCGGCTGATGAAGATCACCCGGGACCTCCGGCTGGAGACTCAGATCGAGGGCCTCCTACGCTCCAAGGGGTTTGAGGATGCCCTGGCCTTCATAACCGCTGAGGGGGTCATCATCACAGTGATGGCTGAGAGTCTCGAACCCAAGCAGGTAGCCCAGGTGGCCGATATCGCCATGAACTGCCTTGGGATTGGGGCGGAGCAGGTAAACATAATAGCAAGGCCCGAGTGA
- the nusB gene encoding transcription antitermination factor NusB, giving the protein MSRRAGRDWAVRALYQVDMVKEDPSKALAWGREELSETAMEFAETLLLGVVAHLKEIDDALAEASRDWDLGRMPAMDRNVLRVAAYEVLFSKDTPEAAAINEAVDLAKAYGTEDSGRFVNGVLASLVSKKGKPGPVSK; this is encoded by the coding sequence GTGAGCAGAAGAGCAGGCCGCGACTGGGCGGTGAGAGCCCTTTATCAAGTGGATATGGTCAAGGAGGATCCCTCTAAGGCCCTGGCCTGGGGCCGGGAGGAATTGTCCGAAACCGCCATGGAATTTGCGGAAACCCTCCTATTGGGGGTAGTTGCCCACCTGAAGGAGATAGACGACGCCTTGGCAGAGGCGTCCCGGGACTGGGACCTGGGACGGATGCCTGCCATGGACCGGAACGTTCTACGGGTAGCCGCCTACGAGGTGCTTTTTTCCAAGGACACCCCGGAGGCCGCAGCCATCAATGAGGCGGTGGACCTAGCCAAGGCCTACGGCACCGAAGACTCCGGGCGCTTTGTCAACGGTGTACTGGCTAGTCTGGTTTCGAAAAAGGGAAAGCCCGGTCCAGTGTCGAAGTGA
- a CDS encoding sulfide/dihydroorotate dehydrogenase-like FAD/NAD-binding protein has protein sequence MFEISIKRTLTPVTKLFVVRAPLVARKAEAGQFVIVRMGERGERVPLTIADFDREAGTLTIVFQEVGKTTKMLGALQQGDCLTDLVGPLGVPAELPEKGRVLVAGGGVGVAPLLPKVKAMHQRGVDVVSIIGARSADLIILEDEMTAVSSKVYIATDDGSRGLHGFVSDLIKKLLDEDEKFDEIVAVGPLPMMRACVETTRPYGLKTWVSLNPIMVDGTGMCGACRVTVGGETRFCCVDGPMFDGHEVDFKEAMTRSLMYQEEERQAMNTCCCSGGGDCR, from the coding sequence GTGTTCGAGATCTCGATTAAGAGGACACTGACACCAGTGACCAAACTCTTCGTGGTAAGGGCGCCACTGGTGGCACGAAAGGCGGAGGCAGGCCAGTTCGTCATCGTTCGAATGGGTGAGAGGGGTGAGCGGGTTCCCCTGACCATTGCTGACTTCGACCGCGAGGCCGGCACCCTGACCATAGTGTTCCAGGAGGTGGGGAAGACCACCAAGATGCTGGGGGCCTTGCAACAGGGTGACTGCCTGACGGACCTGGTTGGACCCCTGGGTGTTCCCGCGGAGCTGCCTGAGAAGGGCAGGGTCTTGGTGGCGGGCGGCGGCGTGGGCGTGGCACCCCTGCTGCCGAAGGTCAAGGCCATGCACCAGCGGGGTGTAGATGTGGTGTCGATAATAGGCGCGAGGTCCGCTGACCTCATCATCCTGGAGGATGAAATGACCGCGGTCTCCAGCAAGGTCTACATTGCCACGGATGACGGCTCCCGGGGTCTCCATGGCTTTGTTAGCGACCTTATCAAGAAGCTCCTGGACGAAGATGAGAAGTTCGACGAGATTGTCGCTGTGGGGCCGCTCCCCATGATGAGAGCCTGCGTGGAGACAACCCGCCCCTACGGGCTAAAGACATGGGTGAGCCTGAACCCCATCATGGTGGACGGCACCGGCATGTGCGGTGCCTGCCGTGTTACCGTGGGTGGCGAGACCAGGTTTTGCTGTGTGGATGGGCCTATGTTTGATGGGCATGAGGTGGACTTCAAAGAGGCTATGACTAGATCCCTGATGTACCAGGAGGAAGAGCGCCAGGCGATGAACACATGCTGCTGTTCGGGAGGGGGTGACTGCCGGTGA
- a CDS encoding polyprenyl synthetase family protein, with translation MEFETAWGRLRLLVDQGLEGSLSIQGQRGCPDALLAAMRHALMGGGKRLRPVLCLASSEACGVKAAAVLPAALSLEMVHAYSLVHDDLPCMDNAEIRRGLPTVHKAYGEATAVLAGDALLTLAFEVLSEKAREAKGAWPGIILELARAAGCTGIIAGQVADATPCPVSREFLLEVHRKKTGALFQAAARMGAMAAGASPETLSLLGQYGMETGRAYQLLDDLADFTDSEGLNAVRVIGRKETLAMARVSLDSARACLEPLGERARVLSGLLDSLIRGSPGQPL, from the coding sequence ATGGAATTCGAGACTGCGTGGGGGCGCCTCAGGCTCCTGGTAGACCAGGGCCTGGAGGGATCCCTGTCAATCCAGGGGCAGAGGGGATGTCCAGACGCGCTCCTTGCTGCCATGCGCCACGCGCTCATGGGTGGAGGTAAGAGGCTGAGGCCCGTCCTGTGCCTGGCCTCTTCTGAGGCCTGCGGGGTTAAGGCAGCGGCGGTGTTACCGGCTGCGCTGTCCCTGGAAATGGTTCACGCCTATTCCCTGGTCCACGATGACCTCCCCTGCATGGACAATGCGGAGATCCGGAGGGGCCTACCCACTGTGCACAAGGCGTACGGAGAGGCCACAGCGGTGCTGGCTGGGGATGCCCTGCTCACGCTGGCCTTCGAGGTGCTGTCTGAGAAGGCCCGGGAGGCGAAGGGGGCATGGCCTGGGATCATCTTGGAACTGGCCAGGGCGGCAGGGTGTACAGGCATCATCGCAGGCCAGGTTGCAGATGCCACCCCCTGTCCGGTTAGCAGGGAGTTTCTCCTGGAGGTCCACCGGAAGAAGACCGGTGCTCTATTCCAGGCGGCGGCTCGGATGGGGGCTATGGCTGCTGGTGCCTCGCCGGAAACCCTGTCCCTCCTGGGGCAGTACGGGATGGAGACGGGGAGGGCCTACCAGCTGCTGGATGACCTGGCGGACTTTACCGATTCCGAGGGCCTCAATGCCGTCAGGGTCATTGGCCGCAAGGAGACCCTGGCCATGGCCAGGGTCTCCCTAGACAGCGCTCGTGCCTGTCTTGAGCCGCTGGGGGAAAGAGCAAGAGTGCTATCTGGCCTCCTTGACAGCCTTATTCGGGGATCCCCAGGTCAGCCGCTGTGA
- a CDS encoding tripartite tricarboxylate transporter substrate binding protein: MKRSIALAVVLLTVFSLFALGGCGERAKTEPPAETSDGGPEWPSQSEVIAAIDAMIADFNEKEYDLDQAIAELQKVIPKPEGYPARSIEYVIPWGEGGGSDSYARHIGQDAAKIMGVSIVYNNMPGGGGEIGLAYLLTQPADGYTIYGAIANQTINDALGTQPHSFTNDTDFIIRNQGATEIYWVRADSPFKTIQDAFDYAKANPGRLTICGAGAGGDDEFRIASLSKELGTDIIYVPYDKVGERTTSLLGGHVDIMHETAGTVIDLYKNGDIRPLAYGGSIVFNEIDPSIPCIADLGFSVPVGRWRGMVTVKGTDPKIIDYLHNSFYAASKLPYYAEYEVEFFQHLPKAYLNSEEFEEYAKHEVEGLRDLAKELGYISD, encoded by the coding sequence ATGAAAAGGAGTATTGCGCTGGCAGTGGTGCTCTTGACGGTGTTCAGCTTATTCGCGCTGGGCGGGTGTGGGGAAAGGGCCAAGACCGAGCCGCCAGCTGAAACCAGTGATGGCGGCCCTGAGTGGCCCAGCCAGTCCGAGGTGATTGCCGCTATTGACGCGATGATCGCTGATTTCAACGAAAAGGAATATGACCTGGATCAGGCCATCGCTGAACTTCAGAAGGTCATTCCAAAGCCCGAAGGGTATCCTGCTCGCTCCATCGAGTATGTCATTCCCTGGGGTGAAGGCGGGGGCTCGGACAGCTACGCAAGGCACATCGGCCAGGACGCCGCGAAGATTATGGGCGTAAGCATAGTCTACAACAATATGCCCGGCGGCGGCGGTGAGATCGGCCTGGCCTACCTGCTTACCCAACCGGCGGACGGCTACACGATTTATGGGGCCATCGCTAACCAGACCATCAACGACGCCTTGGGTACCCAGCCTCACTCCTTCACCAATGATACGGATTTCATCATCCGAAACCAGGGCGCCACCGAGATCTACTGGGTCCGCGCGGATAGCCCCTTCAAGACCATCCAAGACGCCTTCGACTACGCCAAGGCCAACCCCGGCCGGCTAACCATCTGTGGCGCGGGAGCAGGCGGGGATGATGAGTTCCGGATCGCATCCCTTTCCAAAGAACTGGGCACTGACATCATCTACGTGCCCTATGACAAGGTCGGGGAGCGGACAACCAGTCTCCTCGGTGGACATGTGGATATCATGCACGAGACAGCGGGCACGGTAATCGATCTCTACAAGAACGGCGACATCCGCCCCCTGGCTTATGGTGGTAGCATCGTCTTCAATGAGATCGATCCCAGTATCCCCTGTATAGCCGACCTGGGTTTCAGCGTCCCTGTGGGTCGCTGGCGCGGCATGGTTACCGTTAAGGGGACTGACCCTAAGATCATTGACTACCTGCACAACTCCTTTTACGCAGCCTCCAAGCTGCCCTACTACGCTGAGTATGAGGTAGAATTCTTCCAGCATCTGCCCAAGGCGTACCTGAACTCGGAGGAGTTCGAGGAATACGCGAAGCACGAAGTGGAAGGGCTGCGTGATCTGGCCAAGGAACTGGGCTACATCTCGGACTAG
- the amaP gene encoding alkaline shock response membrane anchor protein AmaP: MGIPDRILLALYAMVLAAVSLALFIVSLGWTTPLERLLLLLRNPGGRMALGLSSLVFLAVSLRFLYFGFRRKYPSRAIIHETPLGEIRVSLGAVENLVKKVARQIHGVRDVRASVASTSEGIAADIRAWVSPDVSVPEVSEDIQKSVGEYVKNVVGVGVREVRVLVENITTEARRARVE, encoded by the coding sequence ATGGGCATCCCTGACAGGATACTCCTAGCCCTTTACGCGATGGTGCTGGCGGCAGTCTCCCTGGCCCTTTTCATTGTGAGTCTCGGTTGGACAACCCCTCTCGAACGACTCCTTTTGCTACTAAGAAACCCTGGCGGCAGGATGGCCCTGGGCCTGAGTTCCCTGGTCTTCCTGGCGGTGAGCCTGAGGTTCCTCTACTTCGGCTTCAGGAGGAAGTACCCCTCGAGAGCAATCATCCACGAGACCCCCCTGGGCGAGATCAGGGTTTCCCTGGGGGCCGTGGAGAACCTGGTGAAGAAGGTGGCCCGGCAGATCCACGGCGTTAGGGACGTCAGGGCCTCTGTGGCCAGCACCTCCGAGGGGATTGCTGCCGACATCCGGGCATGGGTTAGCCCGGACGTGAGCGTCCCCGAGGTGTCCGAGGACATCCAGAAATCCGTTGGGGAGTACGTGAAGAACGTGGTGGGAGTTGGGGTTCGAGAGGTAAGGGTTCTTGTGGAGAACATTACTACGGAGGCCCGCCGGGCCCGAGTGGAATAG
- a CDS encoding tripartite tricarboxylate transporter TctB family protein, with protein sequence MLKIMETLDDLMIKWRRYGELTVAAVLLVFFLGARLFIGEFINLQVKKWRFVSPAFWPGWTLLIGAVLAAVLLYGAYRKIKDKQACESPETQENGRYLVEETESSLRGGLLKDGRALSPRELEAPEAASKAQEEQPTSRELVRFVLIVGLSFIYLYLIQIMGFITSTALFGFAYLFLLRERRALVLVITPLAMVAVILVVFTKVLVVSVPRGIGFFRDVSNLFY encoded by the coding sequence GTGCTGAAGATCATGGAAACCCTGGACGACCTGATGATAAAGTGGCGAAGATACGGGGAGTTGACCGTAGCGGCAGTTCTCTTGGTCTTCTTCCTGGGGGCGCGGCTGTTCATCGGTGAGTTCATAAACCTGCAGGTCAAGAAGTGGCGATTCGTGAGCCCCGCCTTTTGGCCGGGCTGGACCCTGCTGATCGGAGCCGTCCTCGCCGCTGTGCTGCTATATGGCGCTTACAGGAAGATTAAAGACAAGCAAGCCTGCGAATCGCCTGAGACTCAAGAGAACGGGCGCTACCTTGTCGAGGAGACGGAATCCAGCCTACGGGGGGGACTTCTGAAAGACGGCCGGGCACTCTCCCCGCGGGAACTCGAGGCCCCGGAGGCCGCATCGAAAGCCCAGGAGGAGCAACCTACCTCCCGGGAGCTTGTGCGTTTTGTTCTCATCGTGGGACTGTCTTTTATCTACCTGTATCTCATTCAAATAATGGGGTTTATCACCAGTACCGCCTTGTTCGGTTTCGCCTACCTCTTCCTGCTGAGAGAGCGGCGAGCCTTAGTGCTGGTCATCACGCCGTTGGCCATGGTCGCGGTTATTCTGGTGGTCTTCACCAAAGTCCTGGTAGTATCCGTACCGCGCGGAATCGGATTCTTTCGGGATGTGAGTAACCTATTCTACTAG
- the xseA gene encoding exodeoxyribonuclease VII large subunit, translated as MEGILEVIEITRMVKGKLEGDDALRGVRVRGELSNFRVHTSGHTYFTLKDQFSALRCVMFRSRRAYLSLLCRDGDAVVATGSLGVYERDGAYQLYVEALELDGAGAIKEEYERLKARLEAEGLFHSSRKRPLPMLPRKVGVATSPTSAALRDIISVARRRYPNCHLVLAPVQVQGDSAPASIHRALVSLNQVDGVDVIIVGRGGGSQEDLGAFDSEEVARAVFSSRVPVISAVGHQTDTTLADLVADARAPTPSAAAEMALPEKAHLLSGLGGLKRRLAMALERRRSLLRGRWEGLARSPALSRPMDRINQRRQQLDDLSTRMERAMVNLLGRKTSRSSEMAARLQALSPLAVLARGYSITLLEPGRRLLGSVSQASAGDGVAVVLRDGEVHCEVIEVIPKKEKGVDGH; from the coding sequence TTGGAAGGAATCCTGGAGGTCATCGAAATAACCAGGATGGTCAAGGGCAAGCTGGAGGGCGACGACGCCTTGAGGGGTGTGCGCGTGCGCGGAGAGCTCTCCAACTTCAGGGTTCACACCTCAGGCCATACCTACTTCACCCTGAAGGACCAGTTTTCCGCCCTCCGGTGCGTGATGTTCCGCTCCCGGAGGGCCTATCTTTCCCTCTTATGCAGGGACGGGGACGCCGTGGTAGCCACCGGGTCCCTGGGGGTATATGAGCGCGACGGGGCATACCAGCTGTACGTCGAGGCGCTGGAGCTGGATGGTGCGGGAGCCATCAAGGAGGAATACGAGCGGCTGAAGGCTCGCCTGGAGGCTGAAGGCCTCTTTCACTCGTCCCGTAAAAGACCCCTTCCCATGCTCCCCCGGAAGGTGGGCGTGGCTACTTCGCCGACAAGCGCTGCCCTGAGAGACATCATTTCTGTTGCCAGACGGCGCTATCCCAACTGCCACCTGGTGCTCGCGCCTGTCCAGGTCCAAGGGGACAGCGCTCCCGCCAGCATCCATAGGGCCTTGGTCTCGCTGAACCAGGTCGACGGAGTGGACGTCATCATCGTGGGCAGGGGCGGCGGTAGCCAGGAGGACCTCGGTGCCTTTGACTCGGAGGAGGTGGCCCGCGCGGTGTTTTCCTCGCGGGTCCCGGTGATATCCGCCGTCGGTCACCAGACCGACACCACCCTGGCTGACCTGGTGGCTGACGCCAGGGCTCCGACACCATCGGCAGCGGCGGAGATGGCCCTGCCGGAGAAGGCGCACCTTCTCTCAGGCCTGGGAGGCCTCAAGAGGCGGCTGGCGATGGCCCTGGAGAGACGACGCTCTCTGCTGAGGGGGCGGTGGGAGGGCCTAGCCCGGAGCCCTGCACTCTCCAGGCCCATGGATCGAATAAACCAGAGGCGGCAGCAGCTTGACGACCTGTCCACCCGAATGGAACGGGCCATGGTCAACCTGCTGGGAAGGAAGACCTCCAGGAGCTCGGAGATGGCCGCGAGGCTCCAGGCGCTTAGCCCCTTAGCGGTGCTCGCCAGGGGGTACTCCATCACCCTGCTGGAACCAGGGCGGAGACTCCTGGGCAGTGTCTCCCAGGCGTCCGCCGGGGATGGTGTTGCCGTAGTCCTGAGGGATGGCGAGGTTCACTGTGAGGTGATCGAGGTAATTCCCAAGAAGGAAAAAGGGGTGGATGGCCATTGA
- the xseB gene encoding exodeoxyribonuclease VII small subunit, producing MKRALEERGGMTFEEALSRLEEVVRRLETSEIGLDESLALFQEGMALSRLCHGRLEEAERKIEKVLAEGQRILTVTAPELEEKP from the coding sequence TTGAAGAGGGCGCTGGAAGAGAGAGGCGGCATGACCTTCGAGGAGGCCCTCTCCAGGCTAGAGGAAGTGGTGAGGCGGCTTGAGACATCCGAGATTGGCCTGGACGAATCCCTGGCGCTCTTCCAGGAGGGCATGGCCCTCTCGCGACTGTGCCATGGGAGGCTGGAGGAGGCAGAGAGAAAGATAGAGAAGGTGCTGGCTGAGGGGCAGCGCATCCTGACGGTTACCGCCCCGGAGCTTGAGGAGAAACCGTGA
- a CDS encoding stage III sporulation protein AG, with protein MINLGHNRLKISRNLLALAVLGVALLIAGSYMGPKAKEPPKVPEAPVVSEGLEGYEARLARDLEGVLSQVEGAGQVVVTVSLKAGPEAQMAGNETRTERKTEERDASGGVRVTTETNEQLQLAMARPGGAGESPIEVRTLRPEVGGVLVVCDGARDPQVRVSIGQAVQTLLDIPAHRVMVLPRKGGKSSVK; from the coding sequence TTGATCAACCTGGGCCATAACCGGCTGAAGATATCCCGAAACCTCTTGGCCCTAGCGGTCTTGGGGGTGGCCCTGCTGATCGCTGGTAGCTACATGGGGCCCAAGGCCAAAGAGCCACCCAAGGTGCCTGAGGCCCCGGTGGTCTCCGAGGGCCTGGAGGGCTACGAGGCTCGCCTCGCACGGGATCTGGAAGGGGTGCTTTCCCAGGTGGAGGGGGCGGGCCAGGTGGTGGTCACCGTGTCACTGAAGGCCGGGCCAGAAGCCCAGATGGCAGGGAACGAGACGCGCACCGAGCGCAAGACCGAGGAGCGAGACGCGTCAGGGGGGGTGAGGGTGACCACGGAGACCAACGAGCAACTCCAGCTGGCCATGGCCCGGCCGGGAGGGGCAGGTGAAAGCCCCATCGAGGTGCGGACCCTCAGGCCGGAGGTCGGGGGTGTGCTGGTGGTGTGTGACGGGGCCCGAGATCCCCAGGTAAGAGTGAGCATCGGCCAGGCGGTCCAAACACTCCTGGACATCCCGGCCCACAGGGTTATGGTTCTTCCGAGAAAGGGGGGTAAGAGCAGTGTTAAGTAG
- a CDS encoding Asp23/Gls24 family envelope stress response protein, protein MTEQTGREGVHLDTATSVKISDDVVSVIAGIAATEVEGIVGMAGGIVGDISEILGKKNLSKGVKVDVGKREAALDLFVITRYGVRIPEVAYRVQEKVKQAVESMTGLRVVEVNIHVHGVAFQEGRDVE, encoded by the coding sequence TTGACGGAACAGACAGGGCGCGAGGGGGTCCATCTGGACACTGCCACCAGCGTCAAGATCTCCGATGATGTGGTATCCGTCATCGCAGGCATTGCCGCGACAGAGGTAGAGGGAATAGTGGGCATGGCCGGCGGCATAGTGGGGGACATATCCGAGATCCTCGGCAAGAAGAACCTGTCCAAGGGCGTCAAGGTGGATGTGGGCAAGCGTGAGGCGGCCCTGGACCTCTTCGTGATAACCCGGTATGGGGTGCGGATACCAGAAGTGGCCTACCGAGTCCAGGAAAAAGTCAAGCAAGCTGTGGAGAGCATGACCGGCCTCAGGGTAGTTGAGGTGAACATTCATGTCCACGGCGTAGCCTTCCAAGAGGGGAGAGACGTGGAGTGA
- a CDS encoding DUF2273 domain-containing protein — protein sequence MVWVSREAMREIWENHRYKLLGASIGLVFSVLVMTIGLLWTFFVAVCVFIGYQVGKRMDEEKENLADILERYLPHGRG from the coding sequence GTGGTCTGGGTTTCAAGGGAAGCGATGAGGGAGATATGGGAGAACCATCGCTACAAGCTCCTGGGGGCCTCGATAGGACTGGTGTTCTCGGTCCTGGTCATGACCATCGGACTCCTCTGGACCTTCTTCGTGGCAGTGTGTGTGTTCATCGGCTATCAGGTGGGAAAACGCATGGACGAGGAAAAGGAAAACCTCGCTGACATCCTGGAGCGCTACCTGCCCCATGGCCGCGGGTGA